In one Kitasatospora cineracea genomic region, the following are encoded:
- a CDS encoding anthranilate synthase component I: MELEAFRTLAADTRVIPVTRRLLADGLTPIGVYRSLAAERPGTFLLESAEQGRSWARYSFVGVRSGAVLTVGEDGGARWLGEPPVGIPTGGDPLEVLRATLAALHTPRHPDDGLPPLTGGLVGYLGYDVVRRLEKLPDLTPDDLKLPELTLLLATDLAVLDHADGTVLLIANAVNHNDLATGVDEAHADAVARLDAMEADLRRPVDPGLATYTPTAVDAHSPFGGEPYRKAVDVVKERIRAGEAFQVVPSQRFEAPCPASALDVYRVLRTTNPSPYMYLFRFPGPDGGAEGGFDVVGSSPEALVKVAGGEAMLHPIAGTRHRGATPHEDAELAAELLADPKERAEHLMLVDLGRNDLGRVCAPGSVEVVEFMTVERYSHVMHIVSTVTGKVAAGRSAFDVLTACFPAGTLSGAPKPRAMQIIEELEPTRRGLYGGCVGYLDFAGDSDTAIAIRTAVIRDETAYVQAGAGVVADSDPHAEDTECRNKAAAVLRAVATANTLR; the protein is encoded by the coding sequence ATGGAACTTGAGGCTTTCCGCACGCTCGCCGCCGACACCCGGGTCATCCCGGTCACCCGCAGGCTCCTGGCGGACGGCCTCACCCCGATCGGCGTGTACCGCAGCCTCGCCGCCGAGCGCCCCGGCACCTTCCTGCTGGAGTCCGCCGAGCAGGGCCGCAGCTGGGCCCGGTACTCCTTCGTCGGAGTGCGCTCCGGCGCCGTCCTGACCGTCGGCGAGGACGGCGGCGCCCGCTGGCTCGGCGAACCCCCGGTCGGCATCCCCACCGGCGGCGACCCGCTGGAGGTGCTGCGCGCCACCCTGGCCGCCCTGCACACCCCCCGGCACCCGGACGACGGCCTGCCGCCGCTCACCGGCGGCCTGGTCGGCTACCTCGGCTACGACGTGGTGCGCCGCTTGGAGAAGCTCCCGGATCTCACCCCCGACGACCTGAAGCTCCCCGAGCTGACCCTGCTGCTCGCCACCGACCTGGCCGTCCTCGACCACGCCGACGGCACCGTGCTGCTGATCGCCAACGCGGTCAACCACAACGACCTGGCCACCGGCGTCGACGAGGCGCACGCGGACGCCGTCGCCCGCCTCGACGCGATGGAGGCCGACCTGCGCCGCCCCGTCGACCCCGGCCTCGCCACCTACACCCCGACCGCGGTCGACGCGCACTCGCCGTTCGGCGGCGAGCCGTACCGCAAGGCCGTCGACGTGGTGAAGGAGCGGATCCGGGCGGGCGAGGCCTTCCAGGTCGTCCCCTCGCAGCGCTTCGAGGCGCCCTGCCCGGCCTCCGCGCTCGACGTCTACCGCGTCCTGCGCACCACCAACCCCAGCCCGTACATGTACCTGTTCCGCTTCCCCGGGCCGGACGGCGGCGCCGAGGGCGGCTTCGACGTGGTCGGCTCCAGCCCGGAGGCGCTGGTCAAGGTGGCCGGCGGCGAGGCGATGCTGCACCCGATCGCCGGCACCCGGCACCGCGGCGCCACCCCGCACGAGGACGCCGAGCTGGCCGCCGAACTGCTCGCCGACCCCAAGGAGCGGGCCGAGCACCTGATGCTGGTCGACCTGGGCCGCAACGACCTGGGCCGGGTCTGCGCGCCGGGCTCGGTCGAGGTGGTGGAGTTCATGACCGTCGAGCGCTACAGCCACGTCATGCACATCGTCTCCACCGTCACCGGCAAGGTCGCCGCGGGCCGCAGCGCGTTCGACGTGCTCACCGCCTGCTTCCCGGCCGGCACCCTCTCCGGCGCGCCCAAGCCGCGCGCCATGCAGATCATCGAGGAGCTCGAACCCACCCGCCGCGGCCTGTACGGCGGCTGCGTCGGCTACCTGGACTTCGCGGGGGACTCCGACACGGCGATCGCCATCCGGACGGCGGTGATCCGCGACGAGACCGCGTACGTCCAGGCGGGCGCGGGCGTGGTCGCCGACTCCGACCCGCACGCGGAGGACACCGAGTGCCGCAACAAGGCGGCCGCGGTCCTGCGCGCCGTCGCCACGGCCAACACCCTCCGCTGA
- the hisH gene encoding imidazole glycerol phosphate synthase subunit HisH, which produces MSKNVVVLDYGSGNLRSAQRAVERTGATVTVTSNFQEALDADGLLVPGVGAFEACMRGLKAVRGEQVIGRRLAGGRPVLGICVGMQILFEKGVEHGVETAGCDEWPGTVEPLDAPIVPHMGWNTVDAPAGTRMFAGMDADTRFYFVHSYGVRHWVLETHSEKIRAPKVVWATHGQPFVAAVENGPLWATQFHPEKSGDAGAALLTNWVDTL; this is translated from the coding sequence ATGTCCAAGAACGTCGTGGTGCTGGACTACGGGTCCGGCAACCTGCGCTCCGCCCAGCGCGCCGTCGAGCGCACCGGCGCCACCGTCACCGTCACCTCGAACTTCCAGGAGGCGCTCGACGCCGACGGGCTGCTGGTGCCCGGCGTCGGCGCCTTCGAAGCCTGCATGCGCGGCCTGAAGGCCGTCCGCGGCGAGCAGGTCATCGGGCGCCGGCTGGCCGGCGGCCGCCCGGTGCTCGGCATCTGCGTCGGCATGCAGATCCTGTTCGAGAAGGGCGTCGAGCACGGCGTGGAGACCGCCGGCTGCGACGAGTGGCCCGGCACCGTCGAGCCGCTGGACGCGCCGATCGTCCCGCACATGGGCTGGAACACCGTCGACGCCCCCGCCGGCACCCGGATGTTCGCCGGGATGGACGCCGACACCCGGTTCTACTTCGTGCACTCCTACGGCGTGCGGCACTGGGTGCTGGAGACGCACTCCGAGAAGATCCGCGCCCCCAAGGTCGTCTGGGCCACCCACGGGCAGCCGTTCGTCGCCGCCGTGGAGAACGGCCCGCTGTGGGCCACCCAGTTCCACCCCGAGAAGTCCGGCGACGCCGGCGCCGCCCTGCTGACCAACTGGGTCGACACCCTCTGA
- a CDS encoding RidA family protein produces MTDETPTTAARPSERSPYEDQYGFSRAVVAGDFVLVAGCTALDDSDAAAEGDPYEQTLAAFRTALGALDRYGLTAADVVRTRMYLTHVRDRDEVGRAHKEIFDGVRPVTTMVVVQGLTDSRMMVEVEVEAHRPGPARTSEGTQP; encoded by the coding sequence ATGACCGACGAGACCCCGACCACCGCCGCCCGCCCGTCCGAGCGGTCCCCCTACGAGGACCAGTACGGATTCTCCCGGGCGGTGGTGGCCGGGGACTTCGTCCTGGTCGCGGGCTGCACCGCCCTCGACGACAGCGACGCCGCCGCCGAGGGCGACCCGTACGAGCAGACGCTGGCCGCCTTCCGGACGGCCCTCGGCGCGCTCGACCGCTACGGACTCACCGCCGCCGACGTGGTCCGCACCCGGATGTACCTCACCCACGTCCGGGACCGCGACGAGGTCGGCCGCGCGCACAAGGAAATCTTCGACGGAGTCCGCCCGGTCACCACCATGGTGGTCGTCCAGGGCCTCACCGACTCCCGGATGATGGTCGAGGTCGAGGTCGAGGCCCACCGGCCCGGCCCGGCCCGCACTTCGGAAGGCACCCAGCCGTGA
- the hisF gene encoding imidazole glycerol phosphate synthase subunit HisF, giving the protein MTLAVRVIPCLDVDAGRVVKGVNFQNLRDAGDPVELAKLYDAQGADELTFLDITASSGSRETTYDVVRRTAEQVFIPLTVGGGVRAVEDVDKLLRAGADKVGVNTAAIARPELVREIAQRFGRQVLVLSVDARRCPEGTETASGFEVTTHGGRRGTGLDAIEWAVRAAELGAGEILLNSMDADGTKDGYDLEMIRAARKAVSIPVIASGGAGKLADFAPAVDAGADAVLAASVFHFGDLTIGQVKDELRVTGHPVR; this is encoded by the coding sequence GTGACACTCGCAGTACGCGTCATCCCCTGCCTGGACGTGGACGCCGGACGCGTCGTCAAGGGCGTCAACTTCCAGAACCTGCGCGACGCCGGGGACCCGGTCGAGCTCGCCAAGCTCTACGACGCCCAGGGCGCCGACGAGTTGACCTTCCTCGACATCACCGCCTCCTCCGGCTCCCGGGAGACCACCTACGACGTGGTCCGCCGCACCGCCGAGCAGGTCTTCATCCCGCTCACCGTCGGCGGCGGCGTCCGCGCCGTCGAGGACGTCGACAAGCTGCTGCGGGCCGGCGCCGACAAGGTCGGCGTCAACACCGCCGCCATCGCCCGCCCCGAACTCGTCCGCGAGATCGCGCAGCGCTTCGGCCGCCAGGTGCTCGTCCTCTCGGTCGACGCCCGGCGCTGCCCCGAGGGCACCGAGACCGCCTCCGGCTTCGAGGTCACCACCCACGGCGGCCGCCGCGGCACCGGCCTCGACGCGATCGAGTGGGCGGTGCGCGCCGCCGAACTCGGCGCCGGCGAGATCCTGCTCAACTCGATGGACGCCGACGGCACCAAGGACGGCTACGACCTGGAGATGATCCGGGCCGCCCGCAAGGCCGTCTCCATCCCGGTCATCGCCTCCGGCGGCGCCGGCAAGCTCGCCGACTTCGCCCCCGCGGTCGACGCCGGGGCCGACGCCGTCCTCGCCGCCAGCGTCTTCCACTTCGGGGACCTGACCATCGGCCAGGTCAAGGACGAACTCCGGGTCACCGGGCACCCCGTCCGCTGA
- a CDS encoding WXG100 family type VII secretion target, with the protein MSNPSEVGNRPRQTTPAPAPVPGRSTGTAPHVGDPERIRPGGQRTGEAAAAGDGGEDGAPADPRQSWFSGMLKDAGSNAVSSAAGSLGGKAGDYLGGKLFGSGEEPAGGEAGGSAGESAGDAPVATGIAGPAIEAIRQAQAEQQQAREGVSTLPAPAPGYGTGGLGGYGGASTMPAYGSMPGYGAPGRQSDAYAWAHAQIERSIQDLPEAEHKSRGGLGGALDQAVEWALEESGLLDMLEKVTGNLAELNAATMEWQAQAGAVRSVAAELRSGVAPVAQSWQGSASDAFGGHMGNVADALDQTAEEMMQTAQIINSAAQECAMAEGLVIEIITEAIEALIASLAAEAVLSLVTFGAAAVVGALIDEAEIGVFVGRVAQVSTKLAKALEELLKALQEMGKAVKATRKLGDVAKVMEKMKKVETAFNDVRKLEEGTSKAAKIAQKIDQKVTEKAGDWAQDKIKEGLGIDEDDRSGVQIGDGTLKGDLKAAGKSALGVAKEGLKGDVNKNAVEQELLNDIGLDQEPTPYRVDRSRIQTAFG; encoded by the coding sequence GTGAGCAACCCGTCCGAGGTCGGCAACCGGCCGCGGCAGACCACCCCGGCGCCCGCGCCCGTGCCCGGCCGCAGCACCGGGACGGCGCCGCACGTGGGGGACCCGGAGCGGATCCGCCCCGGGGGGCAGCGGACCGGCGAGGCCGCGGCGGCGGGGGACGGCGGCGAGGACGGGGCGCCGGCCGACCCGCGGCAGTCCTGGTTCAGCGGCATGCTCAAGGACGCCGGGAGCAACGCCGTCAGCAGTGCGGCGGGCAGCCTCGGCGGCAAGGCCGGCGACTACCTCGGCGGCAAGCTGTTCGGGTCCGGCGAGGAGCCGGCGGGCGGCGAGGCGGGCGGGTCGGCCGGGGAGTCCGCGGGGGACGCCCCGGTGGCCACCGGGATCGCCGGGCCGGCGATCGAGGCGATCCGGCAGGCCCAGGCCGAGCAGCAGCAGGCCCGCGAGGGCGTCAGCACGCTGCCCGCCCCGGCCCCCGGGTACGGGACGGGCGGGCTCGGCGGGTACGGCGGGGCGAGCACGATGCCCGCGTACGGGTCGATGCCGGGTTACGGCGCGCCGGGCCGGCAGAGCGACGCGTACGCCTGGGCCCACGCGCAGATCGAGCGTTCCATCCAGGACCTGCCGGAGGCCGAGCACAAGTCGCGCGGCGGCCTGGGCGGGGCGCTGGACCAGGCGGTCGAGTGGGCGCTGGAGGAGTCCGGCCTGCTGGACATGCTGGAGAAGGTCACCGGCAACCTGGCGGAGCTGAACGCGGCCACCATGGAGTGGCAGGCCCAGGCGGGCGCGGTGCGCTCGGTGGCGGCGGAGCTGCGGTCGGGCGTGGCGCCGGTGGCGCAGAGCTGGCAGGGGTCGGCGAGCGACGCCTTCGGCGGCCACATGGGCAACGTGGCGGACGCGCTCGACCAGACCGCCGAGGAGATGATGCAGACCGCGCAGATCATCAACTCGGCGGCGCAGGAGTGCGCGATGGCCGAGGGCCTGGTGATCGAGATCATCACCGAGGCGATCGAGGCGCTGATCGCCTCGCTGGCCGCGGAGGCGGTGCTCTCGCTGGTCACCTTCGGCGCGGCCGCGGTGGTCGGCGCGCTGATCGACGAGGCCGAGATCGGCGTCTTCGTCGGCCGGGTGGCGCAGGTCTCCACCAAGTTGGCGAAGGCCCTGGAGGAGCTGCTGAAGGCGCTCCAGGAGATGGGCAAGGCGGTCAAGGCGACCCGGAAGCTCGGTGACGTCGCCAAGGTCATGGAGAAGATGAAGAAGGTCGAGACGGCCTTCAACGACGTCCGGAAGCTGGAGGAGGGCACCAGCAAGGCCGCCAAGATCGCCCAGAAGATCGACCAGAAGGTCACCGAGAAGGCCGGGGACTGGGCCCAGGACAAGATCAAGGAGGGGCTGGGCATCGACGAGGACGACCGCTCGGGCGTCCAGATCGGCGACGGCACCCTCAAGGGCGACCTCAAGGCGGCCGGGAAGTCGGCGCTGGGCGTCGCCAAGGAGGGCCTGAAGGGCGACGTCAACAAGAACGCCGTCGAGCAGGAACTGCTGAACGACATCGGCCTGGACCAGGAGCCGACGCCCTACCGGGTGGACCGCTCGCGGATCCAGACCGCGTTCGGCTGA
- the hisB gene encoding imidazoleglycerol-phosphate dehydratase HisB, whose protein sequence is MSRIGRVERTTKETSVLVEIDLDGTGKTDVSTGVGFYDHMLDQLGRHGLFDLTVKTEGDLHIDTHHTIEDTALALGAAFKQALGDKVGIYRFGNCTVPLDESLAQVTVDLSGRPYLVHTEPENIAPMIGAYDTTMTRHILESFVAQAQVALHVHVPYGRNAHHIVECQFKALARALRYASERDPRAAGILPSTKGAL, encoded by the coding sequence ATGTCCCGCATCGGCCGCGTCGAACGCACCACCAAGGAGACCTCCGTCCTGGTCGAGATCGACCTCGACGGAACCGGCAAGACGGACGTCTCCACGGGCGTCGGGTTCTACGACCACATGCTCGACCAGCTCGGCCGCCACGGCCTCTTCGACCTCACCGTCAAGACCGAGGGCGACCTGCACATCGACACCCACCACACCATCGAGGACACCGCCCTCGCGCTCGGCGCCGCCTTCAAGCAGGCGCTCGGCGACAAGGTCGGCATCTACCGGTTCGGCAACTGCACCGTCCCGCTGGACGAGTCGCTCGCCCAGGTCACCGTCGACCTCTCCGGCCGCCCGTACCTGGTGCACACCGAGCCCGAGAACATCGCCCCGATGATCGGCGCGTACGACACCACGATGACCCGGCACATCCTGGAGTCCTTCGTCGCCCAGGCGCAGGTCGCCCTGCACGTGCACGTGCCCTACGGCCGCAACGCGCACCACATCGTCGAGTGCCAGTTCAAGGCGCTGGCCCGGGCGCTGCGCTACGCCTCCGAGCGCGACCCGCGCGCCGCGGGCATCCTGCCCTCCACCAAGGGCGCGCTCTGA
- a CDS encoding TIGR03085 family metal-binding protein, translating to MVSLAQGERARLSRLLAAAGPEGPTLCEGWVARDLAAHLVVREGRPDAAAGIRVGALAGWTERVQGRAAGRGYEGLVKSFRSGPPAFSPFNLPGVDGAANLVEFFVHAEDVRRAVPFEPEPVGAELAEALWKRVPMVARFGDAKAPVSLRLVHPDGREVTVRRRGTPVVTVSGEPGELVLFLYGRGARAAVVAEGAPEAVETLAHVLPLPEPGA from the coding sequence ATGGTGAGTCTTGCGCAGGGTGAGCGGGCCCGGTTGAGTCGGTTGTTGGCGGCGGCGGGGCCGGAGGGGCCGACGTTGTGCGAGGGGTGGGTGGCGCGGGACTTGGCGGCGCACCTGGTGGTGCGGGAGGGGCGGCCGGACGCGGCGGCGGGGATCCGGGTGGGGGCGCTGGCGGGGTGGACGGAGCGGGTGCAGGGGAGGGCCGCGGGGCGGGGGTACGAGGGGCTGGTGAAGTCGTTCCGGTCGGGGCCGCCGGCCTTCTCGCCGTTCAACCTGCCGGGGGTCGACGGGGCGGCGAACCTGGTGGAGTTCTTCGTGCACGCGGAGGACGTCCGCCGGGCGGTGCCGTTCGAACCGGAGCCGGTGGGGGCGGAGTTGGCGGAGGCGCTGTGGAAGCGGGTGCCGATGGTGGCCCGGTTCGGTGACGCGAAGGCGCCGGTCTCGCTGCGGCTGGTGCACCCGGACGGCCGGGAGGTGACGGTGCGTCGGCGGGGGACGCCGGTGGTGACGGTGAGCGGGGAGCCGGGCGAGCTGGTGCTGTTCCTGTACGGGCGGGGCGCGCGGGCCGCGGTGGTGGCGGAGGGCGCGCCGGAGGCGGTGGAGACGCTGGCGCACGTGCTGCCGCTGCCGGAGCCGGGGGCCTGA
- a CDS encoding DUF2752 domain-containing protein — translation MNAPAAPSCAAGPARRLVRPLAALVSVALPVGFVALVDPNAPGHYPVCPFLRATGWWCPGCGGLRCVHALTRGDVLTAGHDNLLVAVGAFVLLALWVRWVVRAVRGRPGGGWRVTGRQAGALVLVLLLFAVVRNLPVGTLLAPPAV, via the coding sequence GTGAACGCTCCCGCCGCCCCGTCCTGCGCCGCCGGTCCGGCGCGCCGTCTGGTCCGTCCGCTGGCGGCGCTGGTCTCGGTCGCGCTGCCGGTCGGGTTCGTCGCGCTGGTGGATCCGAACGCGCCCGGCCACTACCCGGTCTGCCCGTTCCTGCGGGCCACCGGCTGGTGGTGCCCGGGTTGCGGGGGGCTGCGCTGCGTGCACGCGCTGACCAGGGGGGACGTGCTGACGGCCGGGCACGACAACCTGCTGGTGGCGGTGGGGGCGTTCGTCCTGCTGGCGCTCTGGGTGCGCTGGGTGGTGCGGGCGGTGCGCGGCCGGCCGGGCGGGGGGTGGCGGGTCACCGGGCGGCAGGCGGGGGCGCTGGTCCTGGTGCTGCTGCTGTTCGCGGTGGTGCGGAACCTGCCGGTCGGGACGCTGCTGGCGCCGCCGGCGGTGTGA
- the priA gene encoding bifunctional 1-(5-phosphoribosyl)-5-((5-phosphoribosylamino)methylideneamino)imidazole-4-carboxamide isomerase/phosphoribosylanthranilate isomerase PriA, with protein sequence MTNRLELLPAVDVRDGQAVRLVKGASGTETSFGEPLAAALAWQSAGAEWLHLVDLDAAFGTGSNRELLREVTGRLDIKVELSGGIRDDESLAAALATGCTRVNLGTAALEAPEWVAKVIAEHGDQIAVGLDVVGTTLRGRGWTRDGGQLYDVLARLDAEGCARYVVTDVNRDGTLTGPNLQLLRDVCAATDRPVVASGGVSSLDDLRAIATLVPEGVEGSIVGKALYEQKFTLEEALEAVSR encoded by the coding sequence ATGACCAACCGCCTCGAACTGCTGCCCGCCGTCGACGTCCGCGACGGCCAGGCGGTCCGCCTGGTCAAGGGCGCCTCCGGCACCGAGACCTCCTTCGGCGAGCCGCTCGCCGCCGCCCTCGCCTGGCAGAGCGCCGGCGCCGAGTGGCTGCACCTGGTCGACCTGGACGCCGCCTTCGGCACCGGCAGCAACCGCGAGCTGCTCCGCGAGGTCACCGGCCGCCTCGACATCAAGGTCGAGCTGTCCGGCGGCATCCGCGACGACGAGTCGCTCGCCGCGGCCCTCGCCACCGGCTGCACCCGGGTCAACCTCGGCACCGCCGCCCTGGAGGCCCCCGAGTGGGTCGCCAAGGTCATCGCCGAGCACGGCGACCAGATCGCCGTCGGCCTCGACGTGGTCGGCACCACCCTGCGCGGCCGCGGCTGGACCCGCGACGGCGGCCAGCTCTACGACGTGCTGGCCCGCCTCGACGCCGAGGGCTGCGCCCGCTACGTGGTCACCGACGTCAACCGCGACGGCACCCTGACCGGCCCCAACCTCCAGCTGCTGCGTGACGTCTGCGCCGCCACCGACCGGCCCGTCGTCGCCTCCGGCGGCGTGTCGTCGCTCGACGACCTGCGCGCCATCGCCACCCTGGTGCCGGAGGGCGTCGAGGGCTCGATCGTGGGGAAGGCGCTCTACGAGCAGAAGTTCACCCTTGAGGAAGCCCTGGAGGCTGTGTCCCGATGA
- a CDS encoding septum formation family protein, producing the protein MNGRQKAFLAVLVAALVAAGAIALWPAPKKPAAAPPPPTTSPPPTPTPSPSKTYPYPFYPPGTCLLMPWISGVKDSTVTPCDQPHDAETTANVVMPEGLADDRGINKALLELCAPSFHAVQQQKNGTDLYNNSPIVPLTKYYQQGYRDVSCTVTVSNQQPDRKMTAPLH; encoded by the coding sequence ATGAACGGACGACAGAAGGCTTTTCTCGCGGTCCTGGTGGCCGCACTCGTCGCGGCCGGGGCGATCGCCCTGTGGCCCGCCCCGAAGAAACCCGCCGCCGCACCCCCGCCCCCCACGACCAGCCCGCCCCCCACCCCCACCCCCAGCCCGTCGAAGACCTACCCGTACCCCTTCTACCCGCCGGGCACCTGCCTGTTGATGCCCTGGATCAGCGGGGTGAAGGACAGCACCGTCACCCCGTGCGACCAGCCGCACGACGCCGAGACCACCGCCAACGTGGTGATGCCCGAGGGCCTGGCCGACGACCGGGGGATCAACAAGGCCCTGCTGGAGCTCTGCGCGCCGTCGTTCCACGCGGTGCAGCAGCAGAAGAACGGCACCGACCTGTACAACAACAGCCCGATCGTCCCGCTGACCAAGTACTACCAGCAGGGCTACCGGGACGTCAGCTGCACCGTGACCGTCAGCAACCAGCAGCCGGACCGCAAGATGACCGCCCCGCTCCACTAG
- a CDS encoding HGxxPAAW family protein, with product MAAAAHGHTPAAWTGVVISFVGFCVAGVAMIMPNVVLVIAGLAVVLIGGVVGKAMSMAGMGKQPSKNFAPIGAEERSAVTAG from the coding sequence ATGGCTGCAGCAGCGCACGGCCACACCCCCGCCGCGTGGACCGGCGTGGTCATTTCCTTCGTCGGCTTCTGCGTCGCGGGTGTTGCGATGATCATGCCGAACGTCGTGCTGGTCATCGCGGGCCTCGCCGTGGTCCTGATCGGCGGCGTGGTCGGCAAGGCCATGTCGATGGCGGGCATGGGCAAGCAGCCCAGCAAGAACTTCGCCCCGATCGGCGCCGAGGAGCGCAGCGCGGTCACCGCGGGCTGA
- the hisI gene encoding phosphoribosyl-AMP cyclohydrolase, translating to MSTTPAAPGSTALDPAIAARLKRTPDGLLPAVAQQYDTGEVLMLGWMDDEALHRTLTTGRCTYWSRSRSEYWVKGDTSGHVQHVKQVALDCDGDTLLVKVDQVGAACHTGDRTCFDADVLPLAQ from the coding sequence ATGTCGACCACTCCCGCCGCCCCCGGCAGCACCGCCCTGGACCCGGCGATCGCCGCCCGCCTCAAGCGCACCCCGGACGGCCTGCTGCCCGCCGTCGCCCAGCAGTACGACACCGGCGAGGTGCTGATGCTCGGCTGGATGGACGACGAGGCGCTGCACCGCACCCTGACCACCGGCCGCTGCACGTACTGGAGCCGCAGCCGCAGCGAGTACTGGGTGAAGGGCGACACCTCGGGCCACGTCCAGCACGTCAAGCAGGTCGCGCTGGACTGCGACGGCGACACCCTGCTGGTCAAGGTCGACCAGGTCGGCGCGGCCTGCCACACCGGCGACCGGACCTGCTTCGACGCCGACGTGCTGCCGCTCGCCCAGTAG
- a CDS encoding VOC family protein: MVSTDFRPGSPNWLGLGSPDLAESELFYGSVFGWTLDPAGPNGYAFFRSGGRTVAGVGALTEAEALPAWTVYFAAADAHGTAAAVRRAGGTVRVPPSEVPGEGWFAQLSDPAGGRFAVWQAGGTAGLEAAGGPGALCWAELHTSDVPGSLRFYQGLFDWRTRDSVVPGAGYTVLRPADGGADFGGVAGVHPRVDAGWLAHFAVPDALLATDEVRRLGGSVLVPPEQVPTVGRVAVLADPFGAQFALLEPEPRR, from the coding sequence ATGGTGAGCACCGACTTCCGGCCCGGTTCGCCGAACTGGCTCGGTCTGGGCAGTCCGGACCTCGCCGAGTCCGAGCTGTTCTACGGCTCGGTGTTCGGCTGGACCCTGGACCCGGCCGGCCCGAACGGCTACGCGTTCTTCCGCAGCGGCGGCCGGACGGTGGCGGGGGTGGGCGCGCTGACCGAGGCGGAGGCGCTGCCCGCCTGGACGGTGTACTTCGCGGCGGCGGACGCGCACGGCACCGCGGCGGCGGTGCGGCGCGCGGGCGGGACGGTGCGCGTCCCGCCGTCGGAGGTGCCCGGCGAGGGCTGGTTCGCGCAGCTGTCGGATCCGGCGGGCGGCCGGTTCGCGGTCTGGCAGGCCGGCGGGACGGCCGGGCTGGAGGCCGCGGGCGGGCCGGGCGCGCTGTGCTGGGCGGAGCTGCACACCTCGGACGTCCCGGGGTCGCTGCGGTTCTACCAGGGCCTGTTCGACTGGCGGACCAGGGACTCGGTGGTGCCGGGGGCCGGGTACACGGTGCTGCGCCCGGCGGACGGCGGGGCGGACTTCGGCGGGGTCGCGGGCGTGCACCCGCGGGTGGACGCGGGCTGGCTGGCGCACTTCGCGGTGCCGGACGCGCTGCTGGCCACCGACGAGGTGCGCCGGCTGGGCGGGAGCGTGCTGGTGCCGCCGGAGCAGGTGCCGACGGTGGGCCGGGTCGCGGTGCTGGCGGACCCGTTCGGCGCCCAGTTCGCGCTGCTGGAGCCGGAACCCCGCCGGTAG
- a CDS encoding TIGR02234 family membrane protein: MLLLTALGAVLVLTAVGRTWAEGVAPGMGGSRIAVQASGSKLTQLPTGMALVAMAAAVAVFAVRGRTRVLVGALTVLAGVGAVVGAVIGYTDTAGLHAVAAGRLALSSGRAEEITRTAWPWVALAGGVLLVAAGVLTARFGSGWPAMGSRYEAPTRKAATGKAAGPADLWKALDRGEDPTG; this comes from the coding sequence ATGCTGTTGCTGACCGCGCTGGGCGCCGTGCTGGTGCTGACGGCGGTGGGGCGGACCTGGGCGGAGGGGGTGGCGCCGGGGATGGGCGGCAGCCGGATCGCGGTGCAGGCCAGCGGGAGCAAGCTGACGCAGCTGCCGACCGGGATGGCGCTGGTGGCGATGGCGGCGGCGGTCGCGGTGTTCGCGGTGCGCGGCCGGACCCGGGTGCTGGTGGGCGCGCTGACGGTGCTGGCGGGCGTGGGGGCGGTCGTCGGGGCGGTGATCGGGTACACCGACACCGCGGGGCTGCACGCCGTCGCGGCCGGCCGGCTCGCGCTGTCCAGCGGCCGGGCCGAGGAGATCACCCGGACGGCGTGGCCGTGGGTGGCGCTGGCGGGCGGGGTGCTGCTGGTGGCGGCGGGGGTGCTGACGGCGCGGTTCGGCAGCGGCTGGCCGGCCATGGGCTCCCGGTACGAGGCGCCGACCCGGAAGGCGGCGACGGGGAAGGCGGCCGGCCCGGCGGACCTGTGGAAGGCGCTGGACCGGGGCGAGGACCCGACCGGCTGA